Proteins from one Juglans microcarpa x Juglans regia isolate MS1-56 chromosome 1S, Jm3101_v1.0, whole genome shotgun sequence genomic window:
- the LOC121246750 gene encoding chromatin structure-remodeling complex protein SYD isoform X1: MAASHNVEMEAAKFLQKLIQESKDEPAKLATKLYVILQHMKSSGKEHSMPYQVISRAMETVIDQHGLDIEALKLSRLPLTSGNQMGDSTSAQFAGSSQPGGVAKDSKVGLAENEMSKVDPFTSNRPPVGPSSAGHDYYQGSVAHRNSQSFDHESPCSLDSRSANSKSQERQQRDGKKVTTKRKRGDTSLQVEQNIDNKLDTRNAVVNPRKGKMNKVEPPASLSVKGGENTNFNVVPSSGQMEHFASLSGNMRPTLRAKQEGQHMIEKQMESANISNSMRFSSNVAPGNMTAEIPTQQSTAPSLGTSAFGKVQGGMPVASSSYPAVDPGFSSPMQFSGSLGPGVGSSNISVDANKSGRQNSVSEMSMLRGGATRDTGKAPLPHAPMASGMPFREQQLKQLRAQCLVFLAFRNGLLPKKLHLEIALGNFFPKEGGNTDGPCKELIDHKGKAQSLNEPSSNPDVMMPFVRLNTARETDIIPPVASSTGRLMEADSFPKEGESLKVSEDKNGPTSDISVLAEEKKHVIVARKPEAVTHSQEIAASQAYLSMGSQHPDSFDMRGAFAVSNPVEDVEIGHQQVGRANLAASTMGINKHMNPEISSWTGIGIHNEVSRGPLLAPSPQYESMPERKDGVDNDHQTAIQMKDANVMSKKQDEEDQSVFADMSPSPKYTMSEKWIMDQQKKKLLVEQSWALKQQKAKQRIATCFHKLKENVSSSEDISAKTKSVIELKKLQLLDLQRRLRRDFLNDFFKPITTEMDRLKSCKKHKHGRRIKQIEKFEQKMKEERQKRIRERQKEFFSEIEVHKERLDDVFKIRRERWKGFNKYAKEFHKRKERIHREKIDRIQREKINLLKINDVEGYLRMVQDAKSDRVKQLLKETEKYLQKLGSKLQEAKSVAGRFEHDMDEIGTASVVEKSESIFENEDESDQAKHYMESNEKYYLMAHSIKENIAEQPSSLLGGKLREYQMNGLRWLVSLYNNHLNGILADEMGLGKTVQVISLICYLMETKNDRGPFLVVVPSSVLPGWESEINFWAPGVLKIVYAGPPEERRRLFKEKIFHRKFNVLLTTYEYLMNKHDRPKLSKIDWHYIIIDEGHRIKNASCKLNAELKHYQSSHRLLLTGTPLQNNLEELWALLNFLLPNIFNSSEDFSQWFNKPFQSNGDNSPDEALLSEEENLLIINRLHQVLRPFVLRRLKHKVENQLPEKVERLIRCEASAYQKLLMKRVEENLGSIGASKARTVHNSVMELRNICNHPYLSQLHAEEVDNLIPQHYLPPIIRLCGKLEMLDRLLPKLKATDHRVLFFSTMTRLLDVMEEYLNLKQYRYLRLDGHTSGGDRGALIDLFNRQDSPFFIFLLSIRAGGVGVNLQAADTVIIFDTDWNPQVDLQAQARAHRIGQKREVLVLRFETVQTVEEQVRAAAEHKLGVANQSITAGFFDNNTSAEDRREYLESLLRECKKEEAAPVLDDDALNDIIARSESEIDVFESVDKQRREQEMATWKKLVCGQGMDASDPLPLPPARLVTDDDLKEFCEAMKIFEVPQAGVVSNVGVKRKSGYLGGLDTQHYGRGKRAREVRSYEEQWTEEEFEKICKVDSPESPKPNEEGMQTKFAIDSSRSVGAVISFEPHAPTPLPPPPPSGEPPILQQSKEVTLPSKRGRGRPKRATLDKSPVAMVPLAPPGPVEMTNTISGSDLLPGSTIGEGTSGTMHHIGVGITPSSQPATVLPPVTPGSEPTVASPSVSIQVKGQGRKTQSGVETPRRRGKKPGLVTPAVPDGLVGPDPRLNEQSQIQALNPSGSQAIAMSGNISDHTSDSLPGSAALTCSAGTDQHSDVGIALNSQAIPPLPSASLVSQSTPPCPSVPMQIRAQSQKTPSGVGVPRRRGRKPAMVSPAVSGVLAGQDSKPNAHSQDKSGYSELIKKENNAHETTTVVQEQTCHPPDGVSGQDKKLIEQLDNFAQAKQITGSSTMQENAARLPGNASGKTQNTGVCEKQPVPVEVLSENVLSKPKLSELWNSPGGVVPSVTLSSNTVVETIKSYSSEDKSHPVVSASNAAAPVFGLPADSFSSSPSMEGLSMTVPNVAAKIAPNPESTASYAYVAPASQSIPPCPSEPMQNKRQGRKTPARVEATRRRGKKHSLAAPAVPDGSLSQDQKSSLQSQNRSGDSMGTKAISLRGKQGTDVQEPSVVIQAPACEVHSPGGLTVHDPKRKERSANATPNKQPTSSSAKLDSGSGTSDKTSALGRIQTANVNDVARVMKEVFSGTCSPKTRIVESFGSEGRDPPKLAVSSKTSVEVTKIERSEDKACSALPTMEKTPPAFVEEQLATKGEGKVDEDKASVVSESLVPMTNGDQPQNNYASVSIGEVEDSGQLSNENSTSPNKTESICAAPLNAGQKNVDACPRTPQDSDLPGFSTGASSDQVYSSSICPVEVEPPVAFDNDSTEKPGSSDDINCPEGLGVLGKSDDVGDHLRGTSPILETPDNSGLVVAADVVETEIDSGNKTESAVEESSPCDVRSIEYTTSPITADDIGDHSSVVEHPGVTKGNSENNVDPSPKESPKSSPLDIKSLQGSTQLPLSREYSDVNNFNVSVSDKFNLPSVEAKATECSGGAIVEGLELPQKDINAGDVQEPVGTASGYGTPKSDQTPSDKGQTGVPCGVGEEGEVRLETVHSVVASANANDAPLLPEIQSSGADCAGICNMEVDLTEGLSEQDPISTLALPEDSECPEAEMSDATDASQVCEIFPERNISGNSDLPSSFLVTEGKEVDTYMSPLGSSFAVEDSKRSKPTMDDQMNVPLVCGTAPVSILEDMDLPQCSSATEGKNTESSSEKGPVGSIMAMEESIVSKPERDDQTDAFLDHEPVAGNVLESVDLPICPSAAESENVDGLSEMGPVGSSETVNVSKELEAEEAQQIDVSEHSGLLLASISEHVILPSVPLEEEDKKISFDKDPVTSSVPLEESDGSEAEMGDQMEASQACLIVPENTVSENMDLPSSSLRTEKEETEGLTEKGPVSSLEESFCPEAEMCGRDGASQVCGTLPQENISENIDLPSSTMVEEKKVEDSNMRSVGRSAALEEKKVEDSNMCSVGSSAALEESKGYKAEMDDQIMVSQDCGIVPGKASENMDLPHSPSATEVGNIEGLSEKGPVGSLVAGEESNDRMNVSQVPGIVHGENISEDNNLASFSKVTEEEKVEDSSDMAPVASSVAQEETNRSEAQVCEIVQGENMSEDIHLPSSSMVRERENIENSETAPFSRSVGVEESKLSEAVVCGLVPENVSRNLDLPQSISAAEGENTEDLSEKGPIGSLVATGEKNDSKLDMVDEMDASPVDETVPENVSKNLGLPQSIAAAEGEDNEGLSEKGPIGSLVATEETNDSKPDAVDEMDASPVDETVPENVSKNLGLSQSIAAAEGEDNEGLSEKGPIGSLVATEETSDSKPDAVDEMDASPVDKTVSGNVLKNLGLSQSIAAAEGENNEGLSEKGPIGSLVATEETNDSKPDAVDEMDASPVHKTVPDNVSANMDLPVCSSAAESEKVENSSEKAPADSLELVLNSSEKAPADSLEEVDLNSSEKAPADSSEEVDKSKFSKADGV; this comes from the exons ATGGCAGCTTCACATAATGTCGAGATGGAGGCTGCCAAGTTTCTTCAGAAACTTATTCAAGAATCTAAAGATGAACCTGCAAAATTGGCTACAAAACTTTATGTG ATATTGCAACATATGAAATCTAGTGGCAAGGAACATTCAATGCCATATCAAGTAATATCAAG ggccATGGAGACTGTTATTGATCAACATGGCCTTGACATTGAAGCTTTGAAGCTATCACGCCTTCCTTTGACCAGTGGTAATCAAATGGGTGATTCAACATCTGCTCAGTTTGCTG GGTCATCACAACCAGGCGGGGTTGCAAAAGATTCAAAAGTGGGCTTGGCCGAAAATGAGATGTCTAAAGTTGACCCATTTACTTCAAACAGGCCACCTGTTGGCCCAAGCAGTGCAGGACATGATTATTATCAAGGATCTGTGGCTCATCGGAATAGTCAGTCTTTTGATCATGAAAGCCCATGTAGTTTGGATTCTAGGTCTGCCAACTCAAAATCACAAGAAAGGCAGCAGAGAGATGGTAAAAAAGTCACCACAAAGAGGAAGAGGGGAGATACATCATTACAAGTGGAACAGAATATTGATAACAAACTTGATACTCGAAATGCTGTTGTCAATCCAAGGAAGGGGAAGATGAACAAGGTTGAACCACCTGCGAGTCTTTCAGTTAAAGGGGGTGAGAATACCAACTTTAATGTGGTTCCAAGTAGTGGCCAAATGGAACATTTTGCATCTTTGTCTGGTAACATGAGACCAACGCTTAGAGCCAAGCAAGAGGGCCAGCATATGATAGAAAAGCAGATGGAGTCGGCAAATATAAGCAATTCAATGCGGTTTTCTTCTAATGTTGCTCCTGGTAATATGACAGCAGAGATTCCGACACAGCAGTCAACAGCTCCGTCTCTTGGAACAA GTGCTTTTGGAAAGGTTCAGGGAGGGATGCCTGTTGCCTCTAGCTCTTATCCGGCAGTAGACCCAGGATTCTCAAGTCCAATGCAATTCAGTGGTTCTTTGGGGCCTGGAGTAGGAAGTTCTAACATATCAGTCGATGCGAACAAG AGTGGCAGGCAAAACAGTGTTTCTGAAATGAGTATGCTTAGGGGTGGGGCTACTAGAGATACAGGGAAAGCTCCACTTCCCCATGCTCCCATGGCCTCTGGCATGCCTTTCAGAGAACAACAGTTGAAACAGCTTAGAGCCCAGTGCCTTGTCTTTTTAGCATTCAG AAATGGTTTGTTGCCAAAGAAGCTGCATCTTGAAATTGCACTTGGAAATTTCTTCCCTAAAGAAG GTGGCAATACAGATGGACCTTGCAAGGAGCTGATTGACCATAAAGGGAAAGCTCAGTCTTTGAATGAGCCAAGTAGCAATCCTGATGTTATGATGCCGTTTGTAAGGCTCAACACAGCAAGGGAAACTGATATAATCCCTCCAGTTGCCTCATCTACTGGAAGACTCATGGAGGCTGACTCCTTCCCAAAAGAAGGTGAGAGTCTAAAAGTGTCAGAGGACAAAAATGGTCCAACTTCTGACATTTCTGTACTTGCAGAGGAAAAGAAACATGTTATAGTTGCGAGAAAACCTGAGGCTGTAACACATAGTCAGGAAATAGCAGCTTCACAGGCATATCTAAGCATGGGATCACAGCACCCAGATTCTTTCGATATGAGGGGGGCATTTGCTGTTAGTAATCCTGTGGAAGATGTTGAGATTGGCCATCAGCAAGTTGGAAGAGCTAACCTAGCTGCTTCTACAATGGGCATCAATAAGCATATGAACCCAGAGATAAGTAGCTGGACTGGAATTGGCATTCATAATGAAGTTTCTAGAGGTCCCTTACTGGCCCCTTCTCCTCAGTATGAATCCATGCCAGAAAGAAAAGATG GAGTTGACAACGATCATCAAACTGCAATTCAAATGAAGGATGCCAATGTGATGTCAAAAA AACAAGATGAGGAAGATCAGTCAGTATTTGCTGATATGTCACCTTCTCCGAAGTACACCATGTCAGAAAAATGGATTATGGATCAGCAGAAAAAGAAACTCCTAGTTGAGCAAAGTTGGGCACTGAAACAGCAAAAGGCAAAGCAAAGAATTGCCActtgttttcacaaattaaag GAAAACGTGAGCTCATCTGAAGATATATCTGCAAAAACCAAAAGTGTCATAGAACTGAAAAAACTGCAACTGCTGGATCTTCAACGCCGTCTCAGGAG GGATTTTCTGAATGATTTCTTCAAACCAATTACAACTGAAATGGATCGCTTGAAATCGTGTAAGAAACATAAACATGGTAGGAGgataaaacaaattgaaaagtttGAGCAGAAAATGAAGGAAGAGCGACAAAAGAGAATTCGTGAGAGGCAAAAGGAGTTCTTCAGTGAGATTGAAGTTCACAA GGAAAGACTCGATGATGTATTCAAAATTAGGAGAGAACGTTGGAAAGGTTTTAATAAGTATGCGAAGGAGTTCCATAAAAGAAAGGAACGCATTCATCGGGAAAAGATTGATAGAATCCAGCGTGAAAAGATTAACTTATTGAAGATCAATGATGTGGAGGGTTATCTGCGAATGGTGCAG GATGCCAAATCAGATCGTGTTAAGCAACTTCTCAAGGAGACGGAGAAGTATCTTCAAAAGCTTGGATCCAAGCTGCAGGAGGCTAAGTCTGTGGCAGGACGCTTTGAGCATGATATGGATGAGATAGGAACTGCAAGTGTTGTTGAGAAGAGtgaaagtatttttgaaaatgaagacGAAAGTGATCAAGCAAAG CATTATATGGAAAGCAATGAGAAGTACTATTTGATGGCTCATAG TATAAAAGAGAACATTGCCGAGCAGCCATCTTCCCTTCTGGGAGGAAAACTGAGGGA GTATCAAATGAATGGACTAAGGTGGTTGGTTTCACTTTACAACAACCATTTGAATGGAATTCTTGCTGATGAAATGGGCCTCGGTAAAACTGTTCAG GTTATTTCTCTAATATGTTACCTCATGGAAACCAAAAATGATAGAGGGCCTTTTCTTGTGGTGGTTCCTTCTTCAGTTCTACCTGGATGGGAGTCAGAAATCAACTTCTGGGCCCCTGGTGTACTCAAAATCGTCTATGCTGGGCCTCCTGAGGAGCGGCGTAGACTATTTAA GGAAAAAATTTTTCATCGGAAATTCAATGTCCTTTTGACAACATATGAGTATCTGATGAATAAGCATGATAGACCAAAACTAAGTAAAATAGATTGgcattatattataattgatgaGGGTCACCGCATAAAGAATGCTTCTTGTAAATTGAATGCTGAATTGAAGCACTATCAGAGCTCTCACCGATTGCTGTTAACTGGAACTCCACTACAG AACAATCTTGAGGAATTGTGGGCACTACTTAATTTCTTGTTGcctaatatttttaattcttcgGAGGACTTTTCTCAATGGTTCAACAAACCGTTTCAGAGTAATGGTGATAATTCGCCTGATGAA GCCTTACTGTCTGAGGAGGAGAATCTTTTGATCATAAACCGACTTCACCAAGTACTTCGGCCATTTGTACTTCGGAGGCTGAAACACAAG GTTGAAAATCAGCTGCCTGAAAAGGTTGAGAGACTTATAAGATGTGAGGCCTCTGCATATCAGAAGCTTTTGATGAAGAGAGTCGAAGAAAATCTTGGTTCTATTGGAGCTTCAAAG GCTCGAACTGTCCACAACTCTGTTATGGAGCTCCGCAATATATGCAATCATCCATATCTCAGTCAGCTTCATGCAGAGGAG GTTGATAATTTAATACCTCAGCATTATCTGCCACCGATTATTAGACTGTGTGGGAAGCTTGAGATGCTTGATCGGTTACTACCCAAACTTAAAGCAACAGATCATCGG gttcttttcttttccacaaTGACTAGGCTGCTTGATGTCATGGAGGAATATCTTAATTTGAAACAATATCGGTACCTTCGATTGGATGGGCATACATCTGGGGGTGATCGCGGTGCCCTTATAGATCTGTTCAACCGACAGGATTcgcccttttttatttttctgctcaG TATTCGAGCTGGTGGTGTTGGAGTGAATCTTCAAGCTGCTGATACTGTGATTATATTCGACACCGACTGGAATCCACAG GTTGATCTGCAAGCGCAGGCAAGGGCTCATAGAATTGGCCAGAAGAGAGAGGTGCTTGTTCTTCGATTTGAAACT gTCCAAACCGTTGAAGAACAAGTAAGAGCTGCAGCTGAGCACAAACTGGGAGTTGCGAATCAAAGCATTACTGCTGGTTTCTTTGACAATAATACAAG TGCTGAAGATCGGAGAGAGTACTTGGAGTCCCTCCTGCGGGAGTGTAAGAAAGAGGAAGCTGCACCTGTACTAGATGATGATGCCCTAAATGATATCATAGCCCGCAG TGAATCAGAGATTGATGTATTTGAATCAGTTGACAAACAAAGGCGGGAGCAAGAGAtg GCGACATGGAAGAAATTGGTATGTGGACAGGGGATGGATGCTTCTGATCCTTTACCTCTCCCACCTGCTCGCCTTGTTACAGATGACGACTTGAAAGAATTTTGTGAAGCAATGAAGATATTTGAAGTGCCACAGGCTGGGGTAGTATCTAACGTCGGGGTAAAGCGGAAGAGTGGTTATCTTGGAGGCCTTGATACTCAACATTATGGACGGGGCAAACGGGCTAGAGAG GTGCGTTCTTATGAAGAGCAATGGACTGAAGAGGAATTTGAGAAGATTTGTAAGGTCGACTCCCCTGAATCTCCCAAACCAAACGAAGAAGGGATGCAGACAAAGTTTGCAATAGATTCTAGTAGGTCTGTGGGGGCTGTTATTAGCTTTGAACCTCATGCTCCAACCCCACTGCCCCCCCCACCACCATCTGGGGAGCCTCCCATTTTGCAGCAGAGCAAAGAGGTAACACTGCCTTCAAAACGGGGCCGAGGAAGGCCGAAAAGAGCAACATTGGATAAGTCGCCAGTTGCCATGGTTCCTTTAGCACCTCCTGGGCCTGTCGAAATGACGAATACAATATCTGGTTCTGATTTGTTACCTGGTTCTACTATAGGGGAGGGTACAAGTGGAACCATGCATCATATTGGTGTAGGGATTACACCTAGCTCTCAGCCTGCCACTGTTTTACCTCCTGTTACTCCTGGCTCTGAACCAACTGTTGCTTCCCCTTCTGTATCCATTCAAGTAAAAGGACAAGGTCGGAAAACTCAAAGTGGAGTCGAAACCCCCCGGCGTAGGGGAAAGAAACCAGGGCTGGTAACACCTGCTGTGCCTGATGGTTTAGTTGGTCCTGATCCAAGACTAAATGAGCAATCACAAATTCAAGCCCTAAATCCATCTGGGAGTCAAGCCATTGCCATGAGTGGAAATATATCTGACCATACTTCAGATTCTTTGCCTGGTTCTGCTGCCTTAACATGTTCCGCTGGAACTGATCAGCATTCTGATGTGGGGATTGCTTTGAATTCTCAGGCAATCCCCCCTTTGCCTTCTGCTTCTTTGGTTTCTCAATCCACCCCACCTTGTCCTTCTGTACCCATGCAAATTAGAGCTCAAAGCCAAAAGACGCCAAGTGGAGTAGGAGTGCCTCGGCGTAGGGGGAGGAAACCGGCAATGGTTTCACCTGCAGTTTCAGGTGTGTTGGCTGGCCAGGATTCAAAACCAAATGCACATTCACAGGATAAATCTGGTTATTCAGAGCTTATTAAGAAAGAGAATAATGCTCATGAAACGACAACTGTTGTCCAGgagcaaacatgtcatccaccTGATGGTGTTTCTGGTCaggataaaaaattaattgaacaGCTGGATAATTTTGCCCAAGCCAAGCAGATAACAGGTTCATCAACAATGCAAGAAAATGCTGCCAGATTGCCAG GGAATGCCTCAGGGAAAACTCAAAATACTGGTGTGTGTGAGAAGCAACCCGTGCCAGTTGAGGTTTTGTCTGAAAATGTTTTGTCAAAACCGAAACTTAGTGAGCTTTGGAATAGCCCAGGTGGGGTTGTTCCAAGTGTAACTCTATCAAGTAATACTGTTGTTGAGACGATAAAAAGCTATAGTTCAGAGGATAAAAGCCATCCGGTGGTGTCAGCTTCGAATGCTGCAGCTCCAGTTTTTGGTCTTCCAGCTGATTCCTTCTCTAGCTCTCCTTCCATGGAAGGCCTCAGTATGACAGTGCCTAATGTTGCTGCCAAGATTGCTCCTAATCCTGAGTCAACTGCTTCTTATGCTTATGTTGCCCCAGCCTCTCAATCTATCCCTCCTTGCCCTTCTGAACCTATGCAAAACAAAAGGCAAGGTCGTAAGACTCCAGCCAGAGTAGAGGCAACCCGGCGTAGAGGAAAGAAACATTCTCTAGCAGCACCTGCTGTTCCTGATGGTTCGCTTAGTCAGGATCAAAAATCAAGTCTGCAATCACAGAATAGATCTGGGGATTCGATGGGGACTAAAGCCATTTCCCTGAGAGGTAAGCAGGGAACTGATGTGCAGGAACCAAGCGTTGTTATTCAAGCTCCAGCATGTGAAGTCCATTCACCTGGAGGTTTAACTGTTCATgatccaaaaagaaaagagcgATCAGCCAATGCTACCCCAAATAAGCAGCCAACCAGCTCATCAGCAAAGCTTGACAGTGGTTCTGGGACTTCAGATAAGACGTCTGCTTTAGGTCGAATTCAGACTGCTAATGTGAATGATGTTGCTCGTGTGATGAAGGAGGTTTTTTCAGGAACTTGCTCTCCAAAAACTCGAATTGTTGAGTCATTTGGAAGTGAAGGGAGGGATCCCCCAAAATTAGCTGTATCAAGTAAAACCTCAGTGGAGGTAACCAAAATTGAGAGGTCGGAGGATAAAGCATGTTCAGCTTTGCCAACCATGGAAAAAACACCTCCAGCTTTTGTTGAAGAGCAATTGGCGACTAAAGGTGAGGGGAAAGTCGACGAAGACAAGGCTTCTGTTGTGAGTGAGAGCCTTGTTCCCATGACCAATGGAGACCAACCTCAGAACAATTATGCTTCTGTCTCCATTGGTGAGGTGGAAGATTCAGGACAGCTTTCTAATGAAAACTCAACTTCGCCAAATAAAACAGAGAGCATTTGTGCGGCTCCTCTCAATGCTGGCCAAAAGAATGTTGATGCTTGCCCGAGAACACCTCAGGATAGTGATCTTCCTGGATTTAGCACTGGGGCCTCTAGCGATCAGGTGTATTCATCTTCGATATGTCCAGTAGAGGTGGAGCCTCCTGTTGCATTTGATAATGATTCTACTGAAAAACCAGGGTCTTCTGATGATATTAACTGCCCCGAAGGTCTTGGAGTTTTAGGAAAATCTGATGATGTTGGTGATCATCTTAGAGGCACCTCACCTATTTTGGAAACTCCAGATAACTCCGGCTTAGTAGTGGCTGCTGATGTGGTTGAGACTGAGATTGATTCTGGGAACAAAACTGAGAGTGCTGTTGAAGAATCTTCTCCTTGTGATGTCAGAAGCATTGAGTATACCACGAGTCCCATAACAGCTGATGATATTGGTGATCATTCCAGTGTGGTGGAGCATCCTGGTGTAACCAAGGGTAATTCTGAAAACAATGTAGACCCTTCTCCAAAAGAGTCTCCCAAATCTTCTCCTCTAGACATTAAAAGTCTTCAAGGTTCCACACAACTTCCTTTAAGTCGAGAATATTCCGACGTTAATAATTTTAATGTGAGTGTTTCTGATAAGTTCAACTTGCCTTCTGTTGAAGCTAAAGCTACCGAATGCTCTGGTGGAGCTATTGTAGAGGGCTTGGAACTTCCCCAAAAAGATATTAATGCTGGAGATGTTCAGGAACCAGTTGGCACTGCATCAGGTTATGGTACTCCAAAATCAGATCAGACTCCCTCTGACAAGGGTCAAACAGGTGTTCCATGTGGTGTTGGTGAAGAAGGGGAAGTTAGGTTGGAGACTGTGCACTCAGTGGTTGCATCTGCTAATGCTAATGATGCTCCGTTGCTGCCAGAAATTCAAAGTTCTGGGGCTGACTGTGCTGGGATTTGCAATATGGAAGTGGACCTAACTGAGGGTTTGTCTGAGCAGGATCCAATTAGCACCTTAGCACTACCGGAGGATTCGGAATGTCCTGAAGCTGAGATGAGTGATGCAACTGACGCATCTCAG GTTTGTGAGATTTTTCCAGAAAGAAACATATCAGGAAACAGTGATCTGCCTTCATCATTCTTGGTGACCGAGGGAAAGGAGGTTGACACCTATATGAGTCCACTTGGCAGCTCATTTGCTGTGGAGGATTCGAAACGATCCAAACCTACAATGGATGATCAAATGAATGTTCCTCTGGTTTGTGGGACTGCACCGGTGAGCATTTTAGAAGACATGGATCTGCCTCAATGTTCCTCAGCTACAGAGGGTAAAAATACTGAGAGCTCATCTGAGAAGGGTCCAGTTGGTAGCATAATGGCAATGGAAGAATCAATTGTTTCTAAACCTGAAAGGGATGATCAAACAGATGCTTTTTTGGATCATGAACCTGTGGCAGGTAACGTTTTAGAAAGTGTGGATCTGCCTATATGTCCATCAGCAGCCGAGAGTGAAAATGTTGATGGTTTATCAGAGATGGGTCCTGTTGGCAGCTCAGAAACAGTGAATGTATCAAAAGAGTTGGAAGCTGAAGAGGCTCAACAAATAGATGTTTCTGAGCACAGTGGGCTTCTACTTGCAAGTATATCAGAACATGTGATTCTGCCTTCTGTTCCCTTGGAGGAAGAGGACAAAAAGATCAGCTTTGACAAGGATCCAGTTACTAGCTCGGTTCCACTGGAGGAAAGTGATGGTTCTGAAGCTGAAATGGGTGATCAAATGGAGGCATCACAGGCTTGTCTGATTGTTCCAGAAAATACTGTGTCAGAAAACATGGATTTGCCTTCATCTTCTTTAAGAACAGAGAAAGAGGAAACTGAGGGTTTGACTGAGAAGGGTCCAGTTAGCAGCCTGGAAGAATCATTTTGTCCTGAAGCTGAGATGTGTGGTAGAGATGGTGCATCTCAG GTTTGTGGGACTTTGCCACAAGAAAATATATCAGAAAACATTGATCTGCCTTCATCAACCATGGTGGAGGAGAAAAAGGTTGAGGACTCCAATATGCGTTCAGTTGGTAGATCAGCAGCCCTGGAGGAGAAAAAGGTTGAGGACTCCAATATGTGTTCAGTTGGTAGTTCAGCAGCCCTGGAGGAATCAAAAGGATACAAAGCCGAAATGGATGATCAAATTATGGTTTCTCAGGATTGTGGCATTGTGCCAGGAAAAGCTTCAGAAAACATGGATCTGCCTCATAGTCCCTCTGCAACAGAAGTTGGAAATATTGAGGGCTTATCTGAGAAGGGTCCAGTTGGCAGCTTAGTAGCAGGGGAGGAATCAAATGACCGGATGAATGTATCCCAGGTTCCTGGGATTGTGCatggagaaaatatttctgAAGACAATAATCTGGCTTCATTTTCCAAAGTGACTGAGGAAGAAAAGGTTGAGGACTCCTCTGATATGGCTCCAGTTGCCAGCTCAGTGGCACAGGAGGAAACAAACAGATCTGAAGCTCAGGTTTGTGAGATTGTGCAAGGGGAAAATATGTCAGAAGACATTCATCTGCCTTCGTCTTCCATGGTGcgtgagagagaaaatattgagaaCTCAGAAACAGCTCCATTTTCCCGCTCAGTGGGAGTGGAGGAATCAAAATTGTCTGAGGCTGTGGTCTGTGGGCTTGTGCCAGAAAATGTTTCAAGAAATTTGGATCTGCCTCAAAGTATCTCAGCAGCAGAGGGTGAAAATACTGAGGACTTATCTGAGAAGGGTCCAATTGGCAGCTTAGTAGCAACTGGGGAAAAAAATGATTCTAAACTTGACATGGTTGATGAAATGGATGCTTCACCGGTTGATGAAACTGTGCCAgaaaatgtttcaaaaaatttGGGTCTGCCTCAAAGTATCGCAGCAGCAGAGGGTGAAGATAACGAGGGCTTGTCTGAGAAGGGTCCAATTGGCAGCTTGGTAGCAACTGAGGAAACAAATGATTCTAAACCTGACGCAGTCGATGAAATGGATGCTTCCCCGGTTGATGAAACTGTGCCAgaaaatgtttcaaaaaatttGGGTCTGTCTCAAAGTATCGCAGCAGCAGAGGGTGAAGATAACGAGGGCTTGTCTGAGAAGGGTCCAATTGGCAGCTTGGTAGCAACTGAGGAAACAAGTGATTCTAAACCTGACGCGGTCGATGAAATGGATGCTTCGCCGGTTGATAAAACTGTGTCaggaaatgttttaaaaaatttgggtCTGTCTCAAAGTATCGCAGCAGCAGAGGGTGAAAATAACGAGGGCTTGTCTGAGAAGGGTCCAATTGGCAGCTTGGTAGCAACTGAGGAAACAAATGATTCTAAACCTGATGCAGTTGATGAAATGGATGCTTCACCGGTTCATAAAACTGTGCCAGACAATGTTTCAGCGAACATGGATTTGCCTGTGTGTTCATCAGCTGCAGAAAGTGAAAAAGTTGAGAACTCATCCGAAAAGGCTCCGGCCGATAGCTTAGAACTGGTTCTCAACTCATCCGAGAAG GCTCCGGCCGATAGCTTAGAAGAAGTGGATCTCAACTCATCCGAGAAGGCTCCGGCCGATAGCTCAGAAGAAGTGGATAAGTCAAAATTTTCCAAAGCTGATGGGGTATAA